One Capillibacterium thermochitinicola genomic region harbors:
- a CDS encoding xylulokinase, whose translation NGELLVPFRTWRNTITGEAAAILSKEFNFNIPQRWSVAHLYQSILSGEEHVKDIAYMTTLSGYVHWQLTGEKVLGVGDASGMFPVDSNLNTYNPRMLRQFEQLIAGKNYNWKLEEIMPKVLTAGDHAGYLSAEGAKLLDPTGTLQPGIPMCPPEGDAGTGMVATNSVAPRTGNVSAGTSIFAMVVLEKELSRIYPELDIVNTPCGKPVAMVHCNNCSSEIDAWINLFKELLENMGQNPGKDELYSVLYNKALTADPDGGNLLSYNYLSGEHITGFEEGRPLFLRKQNSSFTLGNFMRTLLFSTLGTLRIGMDILAQEQVRIDRLLGHGGLFKTKDVAQQLMAGALNVPVAVMASAGEGGAWGIALLAAYMQNKTYGETLEAYLDQKVFAQEALSFIAPKAEDVEGFNLFLRRYKAGLKIEKAAVENY comes from the coding sequence AAAACGGAGAATTACTCGTTCCCTTTCGCACCTGGCGGAACACCATAACTGGCGAAGCGGCCGCAATTTTAAGTAAGGAATTTAACTTCAACATTCCTCAGCGCTGGAGTGTCGCCCATCTTTACCAGTCCATTCTCTCCGGTGAGGAACATGTGAAAGACATTGCCTATATGACAACCTTGTCCGGTTATGTCCACTGGCAACTGACCGGGGAAAAAGTTCTGGGGGTCGGGGACGCTTCCGGGATGTTCCCGGTCGATAGTAATTTAAATACTTATAACCCCCGCATGTTACGCCAGTTCGAACAGCTTATTGCCGGTAAGAACTACAACTGGAAATTGGAAGAAATTATGCCTAAAGTGCTAACCGCGGGCGACCATGCCGGTTACTTAAGTGCCGAAGGGGCAAAACTGCTCGATCCCACCGGTACTTTGCAACCGGGTATCCCCATGTGCCCGCCCGAAGGCGACGCCGGAACCGGGATGGTAGCCACCAACAGCGTCGCGCCCCGGACCGGCAATGTCTCCGCCGGAACCTCGATCTTCGCCATGGTGGTCTTGGAGAAAGAATTATCCAGGATCTATCCCGAACTTGACATCGTCAACACCCCGTGCGGCAAACCGGTGGCCATGGTCCATTGCAACAACTGTTCCTCGGAGATCGACGCGTGGATAAACCTGTTCAAGGAACTTCTGGAAAATATGGGGCAGAACCCGGGTAAGGATGAACTTTATTCTGTGTTGTATAACAAGGCGCTTACGGCGGACCCGGACGGCGGCAACCTTCTGTCCTACAACTATTTGTCCGGCGAGCATATAACCGGGTTCGAGGAGGGGCGCCCGCTATTTTTACGCAAGCAAAACAGCAGTTTTACCCTGGGGAACTTCATGCGCACTCTTCTCTTTTCCACGCTGGGTACCTTAAGAATCGGGATGGATATCCTCGCCCAGGAACAAGTACGGATCGATCGCCTTTTGGGCCATGGCGGTCTCTTTAAAACAAAAGACGTCGCCCAACAGTTAATGGCCGGAGCCCTCAACGTCCCGGTGGCGGTGATGGCTTCCGCCGGCGAAGGCGGGGCCTGGGGTATTGCCTTGTTGGCAGCCTATATGCAAAATAAAACGTACGGAGAAACCCTCGAGGCCTACCTGGACCAAAAAGTCTTCGCCCAAGAGGCCTTGAGTTTCATCGCACCCAAAGCGGAGGATGTGGAAGGCTTTAACCTGTTTCTCCGGCGCTATAAGGCCGGGCTGAAGATCGAAAAAGCCGCCGTCGAAAACTATTGA
- a CDS encoding DUF6062 family protein translates to MKPKDVIVYNLEQALGASRCPLCHCLAAATKRYLANFLYESVNDPRIRDQLRAAGGFCREHSRVLQRMGDPLAHSIIYADLIEACCAELDQTAGDARKGHSLLRADKERACAVCQEEAAMADRYVDGLLGALRNSAFREKYRQEGCLCLPHFRQVYDRSRNNEERAFLVEVQTSYLSRLSGELKEFIRKSDYRYAHELPGTERDAWIRAVRFWVGPLDGEA, encoded by the coding sequence TTGAAGCCAAAGGATGTCATTGTTTATAATCTGGAGCAAGCCTTGGGAGCAAGCCGGTGTCCGCTTTGCCACTGTCTGGCCGCAGCGACCAAACGGTATCTGGCCAATTTTCTTTATGAATCGGTCAACGACCCCCGGATCCGGGATCAGCTGCGGGCGGCGGGCGGTTTCTGCCGCGAACACTCCCGTGTTTTGCAACGGATGGGGGATCCTTTGGCCCATTCCATTATCTATGCGGATTTAATTGAGGCCTGCTGTGCTGAACTGGACCAGACCGCAGGGGACGCGCGGAAAGGCCATTCCCTCTTGCGGGCGGATAAGGAACGGGCTTGTGCCGTCTGCCAGGAAGAAGCAGCGATGGCAGACCGCTATGTTGATGGGTTGCTCGGCGCACTTCGCAATAGTGCCTTCCGCGAAAAATACCGGCAGGAGGGTTGTCTGTGCCTGCCCCATTTCCGGCAGGTTTACGACCGGAGCCGCAATAATGAAGAGCGGGCTTTTCTGGTCGAAGTACAAACCAGTTACTTATCCCGCTTAAGCGGCGAACTGAAGGAGTTTATCCGGAAGTCCGATTACCGGTATGCCCACGAACTGCCGGGAACCGAACGGGATGCCTGGATCCGGGCGGTCCGTTTCTGGGTTGGCCCGTTGGATGGGGAGGCTTAA
- the fabK gene encoding enoyl-[acyl-carrier-protein] reductase FabK: MIKKSRITTLLGIKYPIIQGGMAWLATAELAAAVANGGGLGLIAAGNAPGDWVREQIHKARALTTKPFGVNVMLLSPYVDEVIRIIIEEKIPVITTGAGNPGKYMPALKEAGVKVIPVVNSVSLAKRLEKAGVDAVIGEGMEAGGHIGTETTMVLIPQLADALEVPVIAAGGIADGRGMAAAFVLGAEGVQVGTRFICAEECIVHEDYKKMVLKATDRSTVITGQSTGHPVRVLKNKLARRFLEAEAEGVPPAELEAMGAGKLAAAFHGDVEEGSVMAGQSAALVNRIEPAAAIIEEMVSKCRELLGDC, translated from the coding sequence ATGATTAAAAAATCACGAATCACGACGTTACTGGGGATCAAATACCCGATTATCCAAGGGGGTATGGCCTGGCTCGCCACGGCCGAGCTGGCGGCGGCGGTTGCCAACGGTGGCGGCTTGGGGCTGATTGCGGCGGGGAATGCGCCCGGCGACTGGGTCCGGGAACAGATCCATAAGGCACGCGCGCTGACGACAAAGCCTTTCGGGGTAAACGTGATGCTGCTCTCCCCTTACGTCGACGAGGTTATCCGGATCATCATCGAGGAGAAAATACCGGTGATTACGACCGGGGCGGGGAACCCCGGTAAATATATGCCGGCCTTGAAAGAGGCCGGGGTGAAAGTGATTCCGGTCGTCAACTCGGTAAGCCTGGCAAAAAGGCTGGAGAAAGCAGGAGTTGATGCGGTGATCGGCGAAGGAATGGAAGCGGGCGGACATATCGGGACGGAAACCACCATGGTTCTCATCCCGCAACTGGCCGATGCCCTTGAGGTTCCGGTGATCGCAGCCGGTGGCATTGCCGATGGCCGCGGGATGGCCGCCGCTTTTGTCCTGGGGGCCGAAGGGGTCCAGGTTGGTACCAGATTTATCTGCGCGGAAGAATGTATTGTCCATGAAGACTATAAAAAGATGGTGCTCAAGGCGACTGACCGTTCTACGGTCATTACCGGCCAGAGCACCGGACACCCGGTCCGGGTCCTCAAAAACAAGCTGGCTAGGCGGTTCCTGGAGGCTGAAGCGGAAGGGGTACCCCCGGCCGAATTGGAAGCGATGGGCGCGGGCAAGTTGGCCGCCGCCTTCCATGGCGATGTGGAGGAAGGATCGGTGATGGCGGGACAATCGGCCGCTCTGGTCAACCGGATCGAACCCGCCGCCGCGATCATTGAAGAGATGGTCAGTAAATGCCGGGAACTGCTGGGCGACTGCTGA
- the fapR gene encoding transcription factor FapR: MTGKRLTKEVRHQTLLSKLEENPLLTDEQLAKELGVSIQTIRLDRLALGLPEMKERAKNLASRALSGEYYPASLEVVGELLYCEPGVGGLSRMVAEPGMSLTRYNVIRGHYLFAQANSLAVAVADAPHALTGSAKVEFPNPAKVGEVLTARARVLERRGRRFMVEVVTKVESKEVFQGKFLILALDEKSLAEGKFGVAGKATGNGREKDD, translated from the coding sequence ATGACGGGAAAACGCCTGACAAAAGAGGTGCGCCACCAGACTCTGCTGAGCAAACTGGAGGAAAATCCGCTCCTCACCGATGAGCAGTTGGCCAAGGAGTTGGGCGTCAGCATCCAAACCATTCGCCTCGACCGTTTGGCTTTGGGGTTGCCCGAAATGAAAGAACGGGCGAAAAACCTCGCCTCGCGGGCGCTCAGCGGTGAGTACTATCCGGCTTCCCTGGAAGTCGTGGGTGAGTTGCTGTACTGTGAACCGGGGGTTGGCGGCTTATCCCGGATGGTGGCGGAACCGGGGATGAGTTTAACCAGGTACAATGTGATCCGCGGCCATTACCTGTTTGCTCAGGCCAATTCGTTAGCGGTGGCGGTGGCCGATGCGCCTCATGCCTTAACCGGCTCGGCCAAGGTGGAGTTTCCCAATCCGGCCAAAGTCGGAGAGGTCCTCACGGCGCGGGCCCGGGTTTTGGAAAGGCGGGGACGCCGCTTTATGGTCGAAGTGGTGACCAAAGTTGAAAGTAAAGAGGTTTTCCAGGGTAAGTTCTTGATTTTGGCCTTGGACGAAAAATCCCTGGCCGAAGGGAAGTTTGGTGTCGCAGGAAAAGCAACCGGCAACGGGAGGGAAAAAGATGATTAA
- a CDS encoding GerMN domain-containing protein, producing MRKTGSLVGVLLVLALLFVLFISPGYLRRAANPPDSPQLPEEPAPTEREREVTLYFPNQEYIQTGRSDLPMLKTVTRKIKATDENLVVKVLAELRNPPTEEGLTTALQDKLKILSAWQDGRRAYVDFSSENLSGGSLQETLLVHQIVKTLTGLPGIEEVQFLVDGEKRESLMGHIATDEPLGAERL from the coding sequence ATGCGAAAAACCGGCTCTTTGGTCGGGGTCCTCCTGGTGCTGGCTCTGTTGTTTGTACTCTTTATATCCCCCGGTTACCTGCGGCGCGCGGCAAATCCACCGGATAGCCCACAGCTTCCGGAAGAACCGGCCCCGACGGAACGTGAACGGGAAGTAACCCTCTACTTTCCGAACCAAGAGTATATTCAGACCGGCCGGTCCGACCTGCCGATGCTGAAGACGGTAACACGTAAAATAAAAGCCACCGACGAAAACTTGGTCGTAAAAGTCCTGGCGGAACTCCGCAACCCGCCGACGGAAGAAGGACTGACCACGGCCCTCCAGGATAAACTGAAGATCCTCTCCGCTTGGCAGGATGGGCGCCGGGCTTATGTCGATTTTTCCAGCGAAAACCTGTCTGGAGGTTCGCTCCAGGAGACCCTGCTGGTGCACCAGATTGTGAAGACCTTGACCGGCCTCCCCGGAATCGAAGAAGTGCAATTTCTGGTGGATGGGGAAAAACGGGAAAGCTTGATGGGGCATATCGCCACCGATGAACCGCTGGGGGCCGAGCGTCTATAA
- the dnaB gene encoding replicative DNA helicase encodes MSDGMLLDRIPPQNLDAERSTLGAMFLEKEAIYRAMEILRPEDFYKDAHRLIYQTVLDLTNRGEPVDLVTVTEELRQKDLMEKVGGVTYLTELANAVPTAAHIEFYARIVEEKSLLRQLIHAATEIVTLGYDSQDEVGNILDRAEHLIFSIANRRSGRNMVNLKNILIETFEQIEKLYESRGSVTGIPSGFSDLDRLTAGFQPSDLIILAARPSMGKTTFALNIAGHVAVNLKIPVVIFSLEMSKEQLAMKLLCSEAGVDNQRIRTGNLQEEDWPRLSHALGRLSESTMFIDDSPSISVLDVRAKARRIKSEYGLGLIIIDYLQLMQGPKRIENRQQEVTEISRGLKALARELSVPVIALSQLSRAVEQRQNKRPALSDLRESGSLEQDADLVCFLYREDYYEPETEKKNITEFILAKHRNGPLGTVEFLFQKEYSKFMSLEKFRKPV; translated from the coding sequence ATGAGTGATGGGATGTTGCTGGACCGGATCCCTCCCCAGAATCTGGATGCGGAGCGCTCGACGCTTGGCGCGATGTTTCTGGAGAAAGAGGCTATTTACCGGGCAATGGAGATCTTACGCCCGGAGGATTTTTATAAAGACGCCCACCGTCTGATCTACCAGACGGTTCTGGACCTGACCAACCGGGGTGAACCGGTGGATCTGGTGACGGTCACGGAGGAACTCCGCCAAAAAGACCTGATGGAGAAGGTTGGAGGGGTTACTTACCTGACCGAACTGGCCAATGCGGTGCCGACCGCCGCGCACATTGAGTTTTACGCCCGGATTGTGGAAGAAAAATCTCTGCTCCGCCAGTTAATTCACGCGGCGACGGAGATTGTGACCCTCGGCTACGATTCCCAGGACGAAGTGGGCAATATCCTTGACCGGGCCGAACATCTGATCTTTTCCATTGCCAACCGGCGAAGCGGCCGGAACATGGTTAATCTGAAAAACATATTAATCGAGACCTTTGAACAGATCGAAAAGCTTTACGAATCCCGGGGCTCGGTGACCGGTATTCCGTCGGGTTTCAGCGATCTGGACCGCTTGACCGCGGGGTTTCAACCTTCCGATTTAATTATTCTGGCCGCCCGCCCCAGTATGGGAAAGACGACTTTTGCTTTGAATATCGCCGGCCATGTGGCGGTTAATCTGAAGATTCCCGTGGTCATCTTTAGCCTGGAAATGTCCAAGGAACAGCTGGCGATGAAACTGCTTTGTTCCGAAGCGGGCGTTGATAACCAGCGGATCCGGACGGGAAACCTCCAAGAAGAAGACTGGCCCCGCCTCTCCCACGCTCTGGGCCGGTTGAGCGAATCGACCATGTTTATTGATGACTCCCCCAGTATTTCGGTGTTGGATGTGCGGGCTAAAGCCCGCCGGATCAAATCCGAGTATGGCTTGGGTTTGATCATCATTGACTATCTCCAACTGATGCAAGGGCCCAAACGGATCGAGAACCGGCAACAGGAAGTCACCGAGATTTCGCGGGGTTTGAAAGCGTTGGCCCGGGAGCTTTCCGTCCCGGTAATTGCCCTTTCCCAGCTATCACGGGCGGTCGAACAGAGACAGAACAAACGGCCGGCCTTGTCCGATCTGCGCGAATCCGGCTCTCTGGAACAGGACGCCGATCTGGTCTGTTTCCTTTACCGGGAGGATTATTACGAACCGGAGACCGAGAAGAAAAATATCACCGAGTTTATCCTGGCCAAGCACCGGAACGGGCCCTTGGGGACGGTTGAATTCCTCTTCCAGAAAGAGTATAGTAAATTTATGAGTTTGGAAAAGTTCCGTAAACCAGTTTAA
- the lonC gene encoding Lon family ATP-dependent protease, producing MLRGVDEENSVSGVTWRDQFSQEDQLQRQVTALYTLLANLYGSDKLVMKAGKLDALKLMRSKVLTERVLALQRLVYEDPTLDKVPQETEIPSVLDDIEEEIADLIARKTVEDKIEKKIAERMQTRHEEYVKEIKLQVLKEVSGPDNPYTLKKYAELEKLEQISLSRSALEKLRPASLDQVVGQEAAIRVLLSKLVSPYPQHVIVYGPPGVGKTTVARLVLEEAKRVAYTPFAADAPFVEVDGTTLRWDPREVTNPLLGSVHDPIYQGARRDLAESAIPEPKPGLVTEAHGGILFIDEIGDMDPILMNKLLKVLEDKRVKFDSAYYDPDDPGVPKYIKKLFEEGAPADFILVAATTRDPSEITPALRSRCAEVFFEPLSKQAIEQIVIGAAERLGAQLDPEVPRIISEYSIEGRKAVGMLADAYGLALYEQYKHKPDLTVHIRKEDLLEVIRTSRMTPLTKARGSEQGEIGKIYGLGVSGFVGSIIEIEAVSFPAEKGKGKMRFNETAGSMAKDSVFNAVSVVRLLTGLDVNDYDLHVNIIGGGRIDGPSAGVAITLAIISCLLQRPIRQDIAVTGEVSIQGKVKEVGGIFEKIYGAKQAGVKEVFIPAENKEEIPSLLDGIRVRTVSTVKELMDYVFVTH from the coding sequence GTGCTCAGAGGGGTCGACGAGGAGAATTCGGTTTCCGGGGTGACCTGGCGGGACCAGTTCTCCCAGGAAGATCAGTTGCAACGACAAGTGACAGCCCTTTATACGCTCTTGGCCAATCTTTACGGATCGGACAAACTGGTGATGAAAGCAGGGAAACTTGATGCGCTTAAACTGATGCGTTCGAAAGTTTTAACCGAACGCGTCCTTGCTTTACAACGGCTGGTTTACGAAGATCCTACTTTGGATAAAGTGCCGCAGGAAACGGAGATCCCTTCCGTTCTGGACGATATTGAAGAAGAGATTGCCGATCTGATCGCCCGCAAAACAGTGGAAGACAAGATCGAGAAGAAGATTGCCGAGCGGATGCAGACCCGGCATGAAGAGTATGTCAAAGAGATCAAACTGCAAGTATTAAAGGAAGTTTCCGGGCCGGATAACCCTTACACCTTAAAAAAATATGCCGAACTGGAGAAACTGGAGCAAATTTCGTTATCCCGCTCCGCCCTGGAGAAGCTGCGGCCCGCTTCTTTGGACCAGGTGGTCGGGCAGGAAGCGGCCATCCGGGTGCTCCTTTCTAAGTTGGTCTCGCCCTACCCGCAGCATGTGATCGTTTACGGCCCGCCCGGGGTGGGGAAGACCACCGTGGCCCGTCTCGTTCTGGAAGAGGCGAAGCGGGTCGCATACACCCCGTTTGCGGCGGATGCGCCCTTTGTGGAAGTCGACGGGACCACGCTGCGCTGGGACCCGCGGGAAGTGACCAACCCGCTCTTGGGTTCGGTGCATGATCCCATTTACCAAGGGGCGCGGCGGGACCTGGCCGAGAGTGCCATCCCCGAACCCAAGCCCGGTTTGGTGACGGAAGCCCACGGGGGGATCCTGTTTATCGACGAGATCGGTGATATGGATCCGATCCTGATGAACAAGTTATTAAAAGTACTGGAAGACAAAAGAGTCAAATTTGATTCGGCTTATTACGATCCGGATGATCCGGGTGTTCCGAAGTATATCAAAAAGCTCTTCGAAGAAGGGGCCCCCGCCGATTTTATTTTGGTGGCGGCGACGACCCGGGATCCGTCGGAGATTACCCCGGCACTCCGTTCCCGTTGTGCCGAGGTCTTTTTCGAACCGTTGTCGAAACAGGCGATTGAACAGATTGTCATCGGGGCGGCCGAACGCCTCGGCGCGCAGCTGGATCCGGAGGTTCCCCGGATCATCAGTGAGTATTCGATTGAAGGCCGGAAAGCCGTGGGGATGTTGGCCGATGCTTATGGGTTGGCCCTGTACGAGCAGTACAAACACAAGCCCGACCTGACCGTGCATATCCGGAAGGAGGATTTGTTGGAAGTGATCCGCACCAGCCGGATGACACCCCTCACGAAAGCACGCGGGAGCGAACAGGGCGAGATTGGCAAGATCTACGGTTTAGGGGTCAGCGGGTTTGTCGGGTCGATTATTGAGATCGAAGCGGTCAGTTTTCCGGCGGAAAAAGGCAAAGGGAAGATGCGGTTCAACGAAACGGCCGGTTCCATGGCGAAAGATTCGGTCTTCAATGCCGTTTCGGTGGTCCGGCTCTTAACGGGCCTGGATGTAAATGATTATGATCTCCATGTTAATATCATCGGTGGCGGGAGGATCGACGGACCCTCGGCCGGGGTTGCGATCACGCTGGCGATTATCAGTTGTCTCCTGCAGCGGCCGATCCGCCAGGACATCGCCGTGACCGGTGAAGTTTCGATCCAGGGCAAGGTGAAAGAGGTCGGCGGCATCTTCGAGAAGATTTATGGTGCCAAACAGGCCGGGGTGAAGGAAGTCTTTATCCCGGCGGAGAATAAAGAGGAAATTCCTTCTCTGCTGGACGGGATCCGGGTCCGGACGGTGTCGACGGTGAAGGAATTGATGGACTACGTTTTTGTCACCCATTGA
- the rplI gene encoding 50S ribosomal protein L9 encodes MKVILLSDVKALGKKGDLKEVSAGYARNFLFPKKLAMEATPGNLRKLEEERERQKVQAARDEATARQLAAQLDGLTLTFQTKAGEGGKLFGSITGKDIVDRIQQETKIELDKKQLNLPEPIKTVGEHEVVVNLYRGVKATLKIQVTAAEG; translated from the coding sequence ATGAAGGTGATTCTCTTAAGTGATGTTAAAGCGCTGGGTAAAAAAGGCGATTTAAAAGAGGTGAGCGCGGGTTACGCTCGTAATTTTTTATTTCCGAAAAAACTGGCAATGGAAGCAACACCAGGGAACCTGCGGAAGCTGGAGGAAGAACGGGAGCGGCAGAAAGTGCAAGCGGCACGTGACGAAGCAACCGCCCGTCAACTGGCCGCGCAGTTGGACGGTTTGACTTTGACTTTCCAAACCAAAGCGGGTGAAGGAGGAAAACTGTTCGGCTCCATTACCGGAAAGGATATTGTCGACCGGATTCAGCAGGAAACCAAGATTGAACTTGACAAAAAACAACTTAACCTGCCTGAGCCAATTAAAACCGTTGGTGAACATGAAGTTGTCGTCAACCTCTACCGGGGAGTGAAGGCTACTTTAAAGATCCAGGTGACAGCGGCTGAAGGTTAA
- a CDS encoding MazG-like family protein, whose translation MTRPQQEVDIARKLHTIEWLKSELLEGVSLFFKALLGNNRQVITKALATIILTCYFLGRRLGIGLQQVDQAIEEQLRHHLAEEHQLEDWYGDLSACLNYLQGKKRG comes from the coding sequence ATGACCCGCCCCCAACAGGAAGTAGATATTGCCCGTAAGCTTCACACCATAGAATGGCTCAAGAGCGAACTGTTGGAAGGGGTGTCTTTGTTTTTCAAGGCCTTGCTCGGGAATAACCGGCAAGTGATCACGAAAGCCTTGGCGACGATCATCCTGACCTGTTATTTCCTGGGACGGCGGCTGGGCATCGGCCTCCAACAGGTAGACCAGGCGATTGAGGAACAACTCCGCCACCATTTGGCGGAGGAACATCAACTGGAAGACTGGTACGGCGATTTATCCGCTTGTTTAAATTACCTGCAAGGGAAAAAACGAGGATAA
- the rpsR gene encoding 30S ribosomal protein S18, with protein sequence MVRERGRKKKRVCNFCVDKIEYVDYKDAARLRKFITERGKILPRRISGNCARHQRQLTVAIKRARQIALLPYTSD encoded by the coding sequence TTGGTACGGGAAAGAGGCCGGAAGAAAAAACGGGTCTGTAATTTCTGTGTCGATAAAATCGAATATGTTGATTATAAAGATGCTGCTCGATTACGGAAGTTCATTACGGAACGGGGTAAAATTCTTCCCCGTCGGATCTCCGGGAACTGTGCCCGCCACCAGCGGCAATTAACGGTGGCAATTAAGCGGGCGCGACAAATTGCATTGCTCCCCTATACCAGTGATTAA
- a CDS encoding single-stranded DNA-binding protein: protein MNHVILIGRLTRDPELRYTPNGVAVANFTLAVDRPFSNQEGAREADFIPVVVWQKLAETCANHLHKGRLVAVDGRLQIRSYETQDGQRRRVAEVVAANVQFLDRAGEARRTTPTGDAGSDASDDLGGDDFGEINLDDLPF from the coding sequence ATGAATCATGTCATTTTAATTGGCCGATTGACGCGGGACCCGGAATTGAGGTATACGCCCAACGGGGTTGCGGTTGCCAATTTTACGCTGGCGGTGGATCGCCCGTTTTCCAATCAGGAGGGGGCGCGCGAAGCCGATTTTATCCCCGTTGTCGTTTGGCAGAAGTTAGCCGAGACCTGTGCTAACCATCTGCATAAGGGACGATTGGTGGCCGTGGACGGACGATTGCAAATCCGGAGTTATGAAACACAAGATGGCCAAAGACGTCGCGTGGCGGAAGTGGTGGCGGCCAATGTGCAATTTTTGGACCGGGCCGGCGAGGCGCGGCGAACCACGCCCACCGGTGATGCCGGTAGCGACGCTTCCGATGATCTAGGCGGCGATGATTTTGGCGAAATTAATCTTGACGATCTTCCCTTCTGA
- the rpsF gene encoding 30S ribosomal protein S6 yields the protein MTYESVIILSPQLDEEALENAINRIQDVIKNGNGEVTKVDRWGKRRLAYEIKDLTEGYYLLVEMDAPSATAQELDRVLRISDDVIRHLIVRRNT from the coding sequence ATGACTTATGAAAGCGTCATCATCCTTTCTCCTCAATTAGATGAGGAGGCTTTGGAGAATGCCATCAACCGGATTCAAGACGTCATCAAAAATGGCAATGGTGAAGTAACCAAGGTTGACCGGTGGGGCAAACGGCGCCTGGCCTATGAGATTAAAGACCTGACGGAAGGTTATTATCTGCTGGTCGAGATGGACGCGCCAAGTGCGACCGCGCAAGAACTGGACCGGGTGCTCAGGATCTCCGATGATGTGATCCGTCATTTGATCGTCCGTCGAAACACCTGA
- a CDS encoding DUF951 domain-containing protein produces MKEPLKLALGDQVQLRKPHPCGGTEWEVLRVGMDIRLKCLTCGRLVLIPRVKLEKGIKKIVRAEYPNNTFNSL; encoded by the coding sequence ATGAAGGAACCACTTAAACTTGCCCTTGGTGACCAGGTGCAACTCCGGAAACCGCACCCCTGCGGCGGTACGGAATGGGAAGTTTTACGTGTCGGGATGGATATTCGGCTTAAATGCCTGACTTGCGGACGGTTGGTGCTCATTCCCCGCGTAAAACTGGAGAAAGGCATAAAAAAGATTGTCCGTGCCGAGTATCCGAACAACACTTTTAATAGCCTCTAA
- a CDS encoding lipoate--protein ligase family protein, with protein sequence MTGRFLPWTAGPAAWNMAVDEALLTSYLQGTAPVTLRFYGWDPPALSLGYLQAPLSAARQARCRQAGVEWVRRPTGGRAVFHQHEITYALVTGEREGFSGSVLADYQKIGLGLQRGFALLGLTVEMVSGLRCGKGVRSEDCFAAPSWYELTYQGKKLVGSAQLRRGKALLQHGSILLTYDPWFWQEVWREEARLEAAETAAVPEKVIGLKEAFGALPDPPVVIAALRQGLSEVLGINWEEGSLTAEERRLAARLQREKYANADWNNRRGRREVAGGGICPARKEGASG encoded by the coding sequence ATGACCGGACGTTTTCTTCCGTGGACGGCCGGCCCGGCCGCCTGGAATATGGCAGTGGACGAAGCGCTGCTGACCAGCTACTTACAGGGGACGGCGCCGGTCACCCTCCGTTTTTACGGCTGGGATCCGCCCGCCCTTTCCCTGGGTTATCTGCAGGCTCCTTTGTCGGCGGCCCGGCAAGCCCGTTGCCGGCAAGCCGGCGTGGAGTGGGTCCGCCGCCCGACCGGCGGACGGGCGGTCTTTCACCAACACGAGATTACATACGCTTTGGTCACCGGGGAACGCGAGGGGTTCTCCGGTTCAGTTTTAGCTGATTACCAGAAGATTGGCCTGGGTTTGCAGCGCGGTTTCGCCCTCCTCGGGCTCACGGTCGAAATGGTGTCCGGGCTCCGGTGCGGCAAGGGGGTACGCTCCGAGGATTGCTTTGCCGCTCCGTCATGGTATGAGTTGACCTATCAAGGAAAGAAACTGGTGGGCAGTGCACAGTTGAGACGGGGAAAGGCCCTTCTGCAGCACGGGTCGATTCTGCTCACTTATGACCCCTGGTTTTGGCAGGAGGTTTGGAGGGAGGAAGCGCGGCTGGAGGCGGCCGAAACGGCAGCCGTGCCGGAGAAGGTTATTGGTCTCAAGGAAGCCTTTGGTGCGCTGCCCGATCCCCCTGTGGTGATCGCCGCCTTGCGCCAAGGGTTAAGCGAAGTGCTCGGAATTAACTGGGAGGAGGGTTCTTTAACCGCGGAAGAACGACGGTTGGCCGCCCGGCTCCAGCGTGAGAAGTATGCCAACGCCGATTGGAATAACCGGCGGGGAAGAAGGGAAGTCGCCGGTGGCGGAATTTGCCCTGCCCGGAAGGAGGGAGCAAGCGGATGA